CTCACCTCAGGCCCTTAGGCATGCAGTCTTAGAAAGATTGCTTGGTTACTAAGTTTTACTGCTTCATGCCTTCAGTGAAGTACAGAATGCTATCAGCTTGCAAGAATATTAATTGACAAGGTTGTTTGTAGTTGTATCAAAGATCAGCAAGATTAGTTGTTCCGCTGAGATTTAGCTTGGAAATGACACACTTCATGCTAATATGTTTAACATAGTTGTTCTACTTGTGACAAAGTCAGTGCTTTGAGCCAGAACAGGCTTGTCCATATCCAGTTATGCAATATTAGCCATGTGTTTTGTGCAACCTTTTCTGGGAATTCCCCAGAAAGTTTGAAAGCAAAGTAAGCTTGTATTCCTCTTTTTGTGAAAGTTATAATTTTAAGGGTTCTAGCACAAAGCACTCTGAGAGAATGTGGAATACAAACTTCCAGATCTTTGAGGCATTTACTAAATCTTTTCCCTTACAAATGACATTTGCCAAATAAATCATTTCAATGTCATTAGTCATAAGAGTTCTGACATGTTATTTCATACTTATTATCCAATGGTTCTAAAATATCCCAGGGAAAGCCCAAGAAAAGCAAGTCATCTTGGGAAAAATCCCAGCCTGTAGCCTTTAATAGCTTGATGTAAAGTAAATAGCTCATCTCAGATGTGTTTGTTTAAGGTGAACACAACTGATTATCTTTATTTTCAATACTGGTTGTTAAAGCTGTGGGAAGAACGTAAGCAGGAGTAGAATACCGTAACAAAATAGGTTACCTCTGgggggaaaaaaataacaaacagaATATCTAAATAATGAAGTAAAAAAGATCATGTTTGTCTGACTTTTTAGTTGGGTGGCAACTCTTTAGGATTCCATGAATGCATTATAGAATTTTTAGTGATTTTAAACTGGGCTTTATAGAATAATtgtgaaataattttttaaacaactcaGTCACTTCTGAATCCAGAGTTAATACCTGACTCCAGGTGACTCCAAATTTTCACGCAGCACCATGGCAACTTGCAGTTAAGGGGAAGAGCATTACAATTAAAACTAAAATGGTTTTTTTGCACCTACTGAGGCAGAGTCCGGTTTTGGAATGATAAGGCGGTTTCTTGTTCAACATACTATATAGAGGTCCTTATCAGAAAGAGAAATTGTTTGGTTACAAAACCAGAGTGAAACAAGACTTAAGTCCACCATTtctgaatttcttttgttttcattttttgagcTACAACTTTCATAACAAAAGCATGCCAAAGAACAGAATGTTCACATAGATATACAACAAGAGAAttaactttgttttgaattgaTTGAAATTGAAACTTCCTTGAATAAATTCCAAAAGTCTTATGACATAAAAATAGCTGGTTTTTTCCAGTGAGAGTTATTTTGTTTGTCATCTTTTGTAAGGAGATCAAATATCCTTTGTTGTCTCAATAATTGTTCATGTAACTAGTATTACACAAGAGCTTTTAAGATAACAATATTTGTCTGTGATAGTGATGAGATATTCCAGCTTTGGAACTGTCAAAGGCTTTATTGTTATAGCCTCACTGTGGCATGATTATCACATGTACATATTGTTATTGAAGTTATTTGATTGGCTCTAAGCACAATGCTTTTTGTAGCATCACTGTTAATCTTGGCACACACACAAACAATGGTTGGCATAAAGAGATTGTTATCTCTTGTCAGTCATTTAAAAACAACTGTGAGGAAACCAAGCTTAGTCAGCAAAGGACTGTCTTGTGTCTTTGCATTGGTGAGCCAATTTCCAGCGTATAGCTTCACCTGCAGACTACATTGAAGCTTGTTTCAGAAAAATTTCCATTCTTAACCTACAATGTGTACATTTGAAAGTGCTTTGCCAAAGATGTGGGATCAAAACTTTAGGTACGATTTGTTCAGTTAGGTTTAGTTTTAGAAATTGGCTTTTCCATTATAGTTGtaaatgaaactaaaatttcagtTCTGGAGGTTCAAGCTTCTCATGGTAATGCCTTCCTTCCTTATTTATTTTGTGGCTATTAATAATTTTCAAAGTAAAGGAAGTGTAAGTTTATGTCAAAAAGGTTTCACAGTATTGTTTGGCCTAGGGTGCGAGATAATCAGCTTGTATGTTAAGATGTTCAAATTCGTTGTGGTTTCAGATCATCATTTTCATCTTGTCAGCAGTATTGTTTGTACACAGccttattcatttttttttcttttcagcttcCTTTCCATGGGAGAAGGTAAGCTATGACTATTTTGCAATGCAACTATTTTAACCTTCATGGAATTACACCATAaggaaaaacaatattttaagtGTTTGCGTCATTGTCACAAAAAGTCAAATGAAGTCATATTTTGAGTTGGATCAAACAAAAGAAGATAGGTTGAGGAGCTGAATTTTTGAGAAATCATAAAAAGTTTAATATTGTCATTGAAAGAAGAAGCCCTAATTTGCAGCCCTTCTGTTGTAGTTGTAAGTATTAGGCTCTTTAAGGACCATGTGTAATGTGAGATTACTACAGGATCACAATATTAAGATTACAGTCACCCCTGACCTCAATACAATAGGCAGTTCTTTGATGCCACAATAGTGTTCACTCAACTGTGTTATTTATGCCAACGATGTCCTCTTTAGAAtttaaaacaaatcaaatggCTGCCTATATTTGCAGTCACTTCTCTCTATTAAGTAATTTGTAAGTGTTCTCCTTATCTTGAATGTCTTCTTGGTTGTTGAGAACTGTTCAATGGAGCCCTGACAAGCTTCAGTTCAAAGTCTGTTGTCTTatgtttacatttttgagaTTACATCCGTGAACAGACATTAATTTTTAGATACGCAACAGCCTCCTCCATGACAAGTTTGCACAGCCATGCTGCAACTTTTGACTCatttttgtggtttttgttgtgtttgcaGATTCTCATGACAGTTTGAACTTTGGGCAGAGTGACATGAGGCCATTTACTCAACAGTTTCATGTAAGAAAGTATTTGATGTGAAAATACATGaagttttcttgcttttgtCAGCACAATTTTGCAACTCTTGCGTGAATGTGTTTGTTAGAGGTTAATGACTTTTAATTTCCCATGTTCTTGAATTACATTGTTTCTTTTGACGGAATATTAAGCATGCAAGctaaatttgttgttgttgtctgtCACAAAATAGGGAACAAAGTTTTTTTCATAAAGAGTGTTATTTACATATGCAAATATTCAGACTCAAAGATTCTTGGAGTAATAGCTTGCCTGCTAGCTAGGTCAGTTAACAGGGGTGCAGACATGAATTTTTCAGGGCTTTATTGGTCGCCCTGTTTGGTTATTTTAATACACAAATTTATTTGTTATTCTTAAAGACAGGTACAGATCTATAATACTGTGACTGTTTACAAAAATGTTAAGTTGTGCATTAAATTAATTATCATTGTCTTGCAAACTTATTcctgcaaattttgaaaactgtGATCTTCAGTTCCTGACATGTAAAAGTTCCAAGTAAACTGATTGCTCATTACATCAGTTTGTGGGCAAGAAGGTAAAATAAGGCTTCCAAAACAAAAGACGGAAATAATAAAGAAACCAATGGACAATAAGGAAATTGATATTTGAGATACGGGGGATCCATCTTGATGCTACGGTTTCTTTACCTTGAATGCAAAACCCAAATTTAGTGTTCTTTGATCTTGCAGTCATATGTTTCAAGCTCTCAGTCACCAACCTCAACAAGCCCACAGCCATCCTACAGTCCCCAGCCACCAGCATACCCCCAGAACATACCTGCTTCATATTCACCTACCTCCAATCCTGCAAACAGGACCTCATCAATTTCTCCAATTAGCAGTTCTCCTTATGATAATGTATGTAAAAGTTTAATATTTTAGTTGTTTCAGATGATTAGAAAAAATTATAGTGTATTCTGATTTCATTAAGTCTTAGCATTATAGTGAGTGCTTTGGCAAGCAACAGACTCAATTTGTTTATATATTATAAAGACAATTAATTTATAATATATGGCAGTGGCTCTTTAAAAACATCTTTTTAGTGTCTAATTCTCAGGGTTGAAGCAGTAGAGAAGTCCTTTGTGTTAGTTCAGGTGGCTTTTTACTGTAGCATCTGTCTGAATACTTGATGGTTACGGTCTGTACCAGGACTGTTGTTATGTTGTTTGTCATGGCCTTCGGCTTCCATGTTGAAGATCTTGAAATCTTCCTGAAAGCAAGGAACGAGCCCTGAATCTACGTACAGCCACGCACACAATCATGCATAAGGAGAATTCTTGATTGTAATGATTTTATCAACAGTGTAACGCCTACAATGATGGCTCAGCTACAGCTTCCTCTTGTTCCTCTCAGGGTATCTACATGCATGCACGCTTGCCAACCATTCCCAGCACAACAGAGTATCCTGGGGATTGGGGATTTGAGCTTTCATTTGGCCCTTTAACAGAATCAGCTTCTAAGTCAGCCACTTGGACATATTCTGATGTTTGCAAAAAGTTGTATGTCAATCTGGCCAGCTTCTGTCCAATTAAGTTCAAAACTCGAATGCAGCCTCCAGCTGGAACAGTCTTAAGAGCCGTTGCTGTGTTCAAGGGGTCAACAAATCTACATGATGTTGTGAAAAGGTGTCCAAACCACATGGAGAGCTCCAATGATGGTAAACTTGAAGTTTTATTTTACATTCTATACTCACTGAAAAGCTGTCTGTCATCCACATTGTAAATAATTCAGGGAAGGAACTTTATTTATCCCATATTTCTTGACTTTTCAGGTTCTGCTCCAAAGGACCAGTTTATCCGCAGCAACAACCCTGCTGCCCATTACCATACTTGCCCTGAGTCAATGAGACACTCTGTGTTGCTGCCCTATAATGGACCTCAAGGCAAGTTACTTAAGTTTCGCAGAACTTTCAGCTGTGTATGTAGGCGATGGCTAGGATCTAACACTCTCATAATGAAATTATTATCAGATGTCATTATCTTTGTGCCAATTGTAGAAGAGTAATATTACCAAGCCCAAAGCTGATATGATTGATTCCATAAAGAATCCAGAGACTTTTGACGTTTCAGTCGTTTACCTTTTATTATAATTGAgatgaataaaaattaaaagcatCTGGTATTTTGGTAGCAACACGATGAAGCCACTTTCGGAAGAAATGACTGTGTGCTTTTCTCTCTTGCAGTGGGAACAGAGTTTGTAACGGAGATGTTTGCATTTATGTGCTTTTCAAGCTGTGCCTCTGGGCCAAGCCGACGACCTGTTGAAGTAATCTTCACACTGGAGAGAGATGGCCAGACGCTTGGAAGGCGAGTGGTGGAAATAAGGGTTTGTGCTTGCCCAGGGCGAGACCGCAAGTCAGATGAAAAGGCTGTTTCTGGGGAACCAACCTCCTCTCAAGGGATTGTCAAGCGAGCTCGGAGAGGTAAGTGCTTTCTTTGTATGAAACATGCAGTATTTGCAAAGATACCAAAACAGTTTTTTTGGCTGacgaaaaaaacaattaaagtgaAGAATTATTATTCCTCACAGGATCAGGTAACAAGGGGCCTGGTGCCAAGAGAAGGCGAACAAGCTCGAGGACAAGTTCAGAGGAAGAATATGTTATCACAGTGAGTCCTTTGGGAAATTAATCTGAATTTAGTTCTGGTTTACTTAACTGGGCACCATGTACGTGATGAGTTACCTCCTCAAAGTTTTCATACCCAGGCATACTTAAATTTCAGTGAAACATGTACTGTTATTGCTTCCATTGtaagaaattttcttttaaagctTTTCAGTGATCCATTCGAGGTGTTCCATCTGTATTGATGATTCACTTTTGTTCTTATTCAGACAAGGAATCGCCATGTGTACGAGTTGCTGATGGATTTCAAAGAGAAACTCGAGGATAAATTTGAGTACGTCCATCAACAGAATCTTGATAATTCATTGTAAGTTTCGATTGTAGggctgttcttgtagaattttGGTTTGAAAACTGTTGCCAAACCAACAGCTTAGCTATCCTAGATAGTGCTGTAGATCATTGCTCGCGTTTTTTTATAACATAGGAAAGTATTATCTCAAGTTGACGATACAGtgatttgttgaaaaagtaattttaatTTGAGTATCAATATTAATGGTCGTTTCAATTTTCATCCGAGCCCCCCTCTCTCATGGAAGGCGTTATTTTTAAAGGAACACAAGGGAGTTTAACGTTTAATTATAACCCCTAGGAAACTGTATGTAACCTGTTCTACCTCCGTCGTAATCTTGCTATCCTTCGTGGGGGAGGGGGAGTTTGGGGGATGGCGGGACGGTGCGGATACGATTTGGAACGACCCAATATGGTAGTGCACAACCCAGGGCACCTGTCAGGGCTTCGTTATAGTGGTCACAGTTGTTTTTACCGTTTGGTTCTTTTCCCAACATCTTTCTTGAAGGATAGTCAGTGGTGAAGATCTTTTCCTTATAGCATAGCGCGTTTCATTTCTTATGCTGAAGAAGAATTTAATTGCCTCCTCTCCTTTCCCTGCAATCGGTGTGTTTTTAGCGCAAATACGAACAAAGCCTAAGCTTAATTACCTTATCTCCAAATGACCCTATTGTACTTCAATGATTTATCAGCCAGTTTTGTTTCGAAGGTCAAGTGCGAGAAGCGTGCCAACAAAAACTTTGGAACCAAGATCAAAGTTTGATACAAAAGCTCACTTTGGCTCTATATCACAGTTGCAAAAGTACCTTGATTAATGATGGAAATTGTGTGCGGTTTTTGTGAAAACTTGTCGGTTATTTCATCTTAACTCACAAATCCGGATGATTGTACAGCTGAAAACGTTTGTTTTAACTGTACCCATGCACATTTCAATTTAAAAGCAGCCGTTGTTTTCAACTGTAGACGACAACATTGGCGTTTTAAGACAGCCAAGACAATTGAAACAGATGCAAGCGCGCATGCTCAATTATGTTTTACGAAATTGTTTGGCCaaattttaatgcaaaaaaagTTACTTTATAACTCTATTACCGGCTTAAAACAGAGTCTAAATGTCGTGTTTGTCTTGTCCACATGTTAAGTCTGTACATGTTAGTTTGATCATTGGCTCTTGTTGTGAAATTCATTCGCCCATAATAAGTCGAAACATGTTTTCTGCCCTCTGTTTACCCTCGGCTATTGTTTTAAGAGGAAATCCGGAGATTAGAATGTTTCTCAATTTGTCTTGTCAATTTCTGTACCTTGGATTTAATGGACAGAGAGTATTGCAAAGTGTAGCGGCTTTTTGACTGAAAATTTTAGTCTGTTGACAGTACTGATCCTGCATTTTGAAGCCACTGGGAAATAATTTCGCGTTATGAATTATTAGAGCGATTTTATTGAGTTCTCTTTGGAGGATCTATTTTTGGGGATTTTGAGCACCGGATACATGATATTTTTGCTGTGCCAATCGCtgtgaagttttcttttatTGCTGTTTGAAAGCGAGTTTTGGGGACGTTGATCCTGTGCCATAACTTTTGACTTTTCAGTTCCCTTAAGAAGCACTTTTCTGTAGTGCTCTTTAGATTGCCTTTCTGAATGCAACTTAAATTTTCATCCCGTATTTGTTCTTCAGGGTCTTGAGTACTTCAGAGGATGAGACAGAGCAGCCATCCACGAGTTCCGTAGCCCCTGGTTCAGTGTTTAAGCGAGGCGGTCTCTCCACCATGTAAAGCCGTCGCAAACCTGCAGTGCACTAACTTGCGTAATCAAGATGACCGCGGTTCATGTGTTCTGTCTCGTCTTGTTGGTTATTTGAAACTGTGGAGGTGTTTTCTCCCCAAAACCTTTATCATGCTTTTTCGCCCTCACGTTTTTTGATTTGTATTTTAAATCCATCGTTTGGTTACTCTTCTctccttttttattttgttagctttgctttgtttcttttgttctaCGTTTCATCCATTTCAGCTTAGTGCCATCCTCTCCTGCAAATTCCATTTGCAAATTTAGTTTTAGTGCTTGTTTAGTTATCAGTGTTATGCGGTGTgtatctttatttgaaaataggGTCTGAATGTTTCTGTTTTTGGCTCAAGATTATCGTTCCTCCACAAGACATCTTCACTTAAGACTGAGCATTCGCGgttatttttttggtttcgtGTGAACATTCAGACCCTATAAAAATGGCTTCTTCTTTGCAGAAGTGAGCTATTGTCCAAGTTGAAATTCCTTTTTGACGTGAGTTGGTGAGCTTCCTTTTCTGAAGCGAACCCTCTCATGTTTATTATTACAAGTGCTCCACATTGGGTGAAAATCTTTGGTTTCACAGAGTCCGATACCCAATTTCTTTCGCTTCGCGCAAGGCGTGAAAAAGAATCGAACAGTGATTTTAGCTGTAACTGATGTGATTTATCGCAATTGCTTCTTTCTACGAAGCTTTTTGAAGCCTTTTAGCTTTATTATTGGCGCATGATTGTGCATAGAAGCGACTATAATACGCaatgaaattttggttttaaCGAAATCAAATTGCGCGGGATTGATTATGCGATGATTTTCATGATGCGAAGTTATAAAATGAAGCATTTCCATCTTATactaatactttttttttaatttctagcCTTGCCATTATAGCTTATTATATGTATATACTTTGCTTTGATTATGTTGTAAGAAACCGATTATCATGTTTGCAAGAGATGGCAGTGAAAAACTTTAAGCAAGAATGGCAAGATATTTGCTTACTGAAAGGCGAATATGGTGCAGCAGATGGTTAGTTCTGCGCGGTCTCGCTCGATCTTTTGAATTACCGCAATTAACAGCTTTTTCGGCACATCTGTCTCTTAAGTTCTCCCGCCAACTGAACTTGAAGATTGTGCAGTTTTATGCTTGATGTTACCATTTGGTTGTCAGGCCTCTGAATTCAAGTCCATTTTCGaagggaaaacaaaaaccaCGAACGTTTGCCTATCTTGAAGTGGTTTTACAGCAAAGCACTTTGTGTTGCTCACCGCCCCTTTTAGTCGAGCTTTCACTTCCATTCTGAAGTCGAAGCTGCCATCTTGTAAAGAAACGCTCCAATCGTTTAATGGATCTTCTGAGTAACAGTTTTAATGTCTTTGCAATCCTGTAATTTCCATTGCTATACTTTCTTTTCGACGTTAACTGTTATCTACGTTTttgacaatgaatttttttttgtgctgaAGGAAATGCTATATTTTTGTCGTCTTCTGCATAAATCCTCgagagaaaacagaaaaaattacTTTTCAGGCGAAGGTATACGTGTTGATTTTAGAATGTTAAGGATTCTACCAAATGATTTTGTTCTGACCACTAGCTTCTCAACAACAGCGAGATGCATTTTATTGATGGTCTTCCGTTCGTCTTCATTAGGTCTACTAGTGCCGCCTGTGGAGAAGGTTTATTTAAACGTTTTCTGTTTTTCTCAAGGATTTTGTAGGACTATCGCAGTGATTTTTGTTCCGTAAAGGAACGTAGAGGTCTCTTACAATTGGCCTTAAAATTgcagcaaatgaaagaaaaattacacTTGAGGCAGCGCATGCTTTTGTGACCGTCTCAGATAATTTTATGATTTTGGGTTattttgatggaaaaaaaaaaaatgtaataaaaatcAAGTCGGAAAAAAACCCAACATGCCGTGTCTGACTTACTTGATTTGTTGCGAAGGGAAGTGATGGCCTCCGAGAGAGAGTGAGATGTTATCCTTATTTATTTCTACTCGGAAAGAAAACTTTCAACATCTCGAACTGCTCGTTgagttttcaaaaataaaacaaaaaaggcaaacTAATAAACGGTGTAAGGTATGTATTAACAGGGAAGGTTCTGTTTGCAGAAAACACTTCTGCTGGTTGAATCGACGTTTGAATTCCTTAACTCTTGTAAATTAGTCAACAATTGGTTCTTTTGTTATTTAGAGTCGGAAAACACTTCTGCTGGTTGAATCGACGTTTGAATTCCTTAACTCTTGTAAATTAGTCAACAATTGGTTCTTTTGTTATTTAGAGTCGGAAAAAAcgccgttttttttttaccattacACTATTTTTAACCTTTCAATATCCGGCCGGCCAATTTCAAAGCCTTTCTGAGACTGTTTATCTAAACAATACTTTGCACGAAACAGTGGTAATACTCGACGCCGACAGTGGTATTAACACTGTTCGCTGCTCAGGGACATGCCCAAGCCCAACCCCAATCCGTGGACTTTCACTAATCATTTCGCGCCAACTTAACTGGGTATATGTCTCcgtcatctttttttttgtagtttggTAGTCGCTTTTCAAATGTTGATTCCTGCTGTTACACTGATTTTGGACTTTGCTGAACCCAAAATTTCAAACCTAGGTCACCAGAGTACTGCTGTCTGCTCTTGGATTGTTGCCATGCTAATTACTTACACATTGAGGATTCTCTGACTTGGCTCAAGATCAAATCATGCGCACGAAAACAAAGTATAATTCACAATACGCTTCAATGTGAGGGAGGAAGGTTCTGCCAATAATTGAAACAACGCGAGGAATAATTAACAAATTCGGTTTATTGAATTGAGTTAACGTGACGACCGCTGGTTGGCTTTATTAGTTAATATACGAGGCAGTACCTCGGCAGTACacttgaatataaaaaaaaatacctgcAATTACTTTGCCATTAATTCACCCTGTGTGTCTCGTAACTTTATAGCTTAAACGATGCTTCGGAACTGGAAGAGAGGGAGAGTTGCCACCCACAGGTTGGTAAACAACTTTGAGTAAATGCATCTCACAGACGAGATTTCTTTGTACCTACCACAGGACTCCATCACCGAATTGAACAGATCAGTCCTTTGGGGCAAACCTCCAGTTCAATCGTCATTGCCTCGAGTTTTAGATCAGCCTTTCAAAAGAACTATTTGCCTGGAAAATTAAGGAAACGCGCGTATGAAAATGGTTGCCGTGGCTGAGGTGAGGGAGAAGTTCTTGAAAGCGCGCGTTGGCTCATATCCCGGTTGTTATATTTGTCATTTTATGGATGGGCATTTCGTTGTTTGGTCGACACTTCTTGTGGGATCAGTAAATTATCAAGCGTTTCAGTATATGTGTTGTTCCAAGATTTGAAACGCAAAACAGAATTATAAACCATTACAAAATGAATTTGATAGCTGTATTTATGTGTTCTATCaatattttaaatgcaaaactGCGAACAAATTATGACAAAATGAAACTGGTGATTTTATTACTATATAATAGCGTTTCACTTGACAGAGCAATGTTCCTGTCTGAAAAAAGGCTGATATCAAAGAAAATTCTATTGATGGCCAGTTATTAAACTCCTGCCACTTTTTAACTCAAtagaaacaaaagcaaaattaatcGTGACtttcaaaaaacattttcccacgTTTCGGGCGAGTCAAAAGTTTTCAAATCGTCGTTGGTTACATTAAGTTAAGTAGTCTTCTATATACACGTTGATGTCCTTAGAATCTCGccagttttttaaccaatgaaatgcaaaaccaaaaccagccGCACAC
This window of the Acropora muricata isolate sample 2 chromosome 14, ASM3666990v1, whole genome shotgun sequence genome carries:
- the LOC136897543 gene encoding cellular tumor antigen p53-like isoform X12, with amino-acid sequence MSRFSSIAEVNMAEEQVEPTISLNEKQFKHLLADVRGENSSSCFLSMGEDSHDSLNFGQSDMRPFTQQFHSYVSSSQSPTSTSPQPSYSPQPPAYPQNIPASYSPTSNPANRTSSISPISSSPYDNGIYMHARLPTIPSTTEYPGDWGFELSFGPLTESASKSATWTYSDVCKKLYVNLASFCPIKFKTRMQPPAGTVLRAVAVFKGSTNLHDVVKRCPNHMESSNDGSAPKDQFIRSNNPAAHYHTCPESMRHSVLLPYNGPQVGTEFVTEMFAFMCFSSCASGPSRRPVEVIFTLERDGQTLGRRVVEIRVCACPGRDRKSDEKAVSGEPTSSQGIVKRARRGSGNKGPGAKRRRTSSRTSSEEEYVITTRNRHVYELLMDFKEKLEDKFEVLSTSEDETEQPSTSSVAPGSVFKRGGLSTM
- the LOC136897543 gene encoding cellular tumor antigen p53-like isoform X8 — protein: MAGVCNGIKAITSLPERQRKEVNMAEEQVEPTISLNEKQFKHLLADVRGENSSSCFLSMGEDSHDSLNFGQSDMRPFTQQFHSYVSSSQSPTSTSPQPSYSPQPPAYPQNIPASYSPTSNPANRTSSISPISSSPYDNGIYMHARLPTIPSTTEYPGDWGFELSFGPLTESASKSATWTYSDVCKKLYVNLASFCPIKFKTRMQPPAGTVLRAVAVFKGSTNLHDVVKRCPNHMESSNDGSAPKDQFIRSNNPAAHYHTCPESMRHSVLLPYNGPQVGTEFVTEMFAFMCFSSCASGPSRRPVEVIFTLERDGQTLGRRVVEIRVCACPGRDRKSDEKAVSGEPTSSQGIVKRARRGSGNKGPGAKRRRTSSRTSSEEEYVITTRNRHVYELLMDFKEKLEDKFEYVHQQNLDNSLVLSTSEDETEQPSTSSVAPGSVFKRGGLSTM
- the LOC136897543 gene encoding cellular tumor antigen p53-like isoform X3 — protein: MGVSVLCDFVFRVGIHVTCRANHKTCQQRTRAAEGIRSFSFTREVNMAEEQVEPTISLNEKQFKHLLADVRGENSSSCFLSMGEDSHDSLNFGQSDMRPFTQQFHSYVSSSQSPTSTSPQPSYSPQPPAYPQNIPASYSPTSNPANRTSSISPISSSPYDNGIYMHARLPTIPSTTEYPGDWGFELSFGPLTESASKSATWTYSDVCKKLYVNLASFCPIKFKTRMQPPAGTVLRAVAVFKGSTNLHDVVKRCPNHMESSNDGSAPKDQFIRSNNPAAHYHTCPESMRHSVLLPYNGPQVGTEFVTEMFAFMCFSSCASGPSRRPVEVIFTLERDGQTLGRRVVEIRVCACPGRDRKSDEKAVSGEPTSSQGIVKRARRGSGNKGPGAKRRRTSSRTSSEEEYVITTRNRHVYELLMDFKEKLEDKFEYVHQQNLDNSLVLSTSEDETEQPSTSSVAPGSVFKRGGLSTM
- the LOC136897543 gene encoding cellular tumor antigen p53-like isoform X2 translates to MGVSVLCDFVFRVGIHVTCRANHKTCQQRTRAAEGIRSFSFTREVNMAEEQVEPTISLNEKQFKHLLADVRGENSSSCFLSMGEDSHDSLNFGQSDMRPFTQQFHSYVSSSQSPTSTSPQPSYSPQPPAYPQNIPASYSPTSNPANRTSSISPISSSPYDNCNAYNDGSATASSCSSQGIYMHARLPTIPSTTEYPGDWGFELSFGPLTESASKSATWTYSDVCKKLYVNLASFCPIKFKTRMQPPAGTVLRAVAVFKGSTNLHDVVKRCPNHMESSNDGSAPKDQFIRSNNPAAHYHTCPESMRHSVLLPYNGPQVGTEFVTEMFAFMCFSSCASGPSRRPVEVIFTLERDGQTLGRRVVEIRVCACPGRDRKSDEKAVSGEPTSSQGIVKRARRGSGNKGPGAKRRRTSSRTSSEEEYVITTRNRHVYELLMDFKEKLEDKFEVLSTSEDETEQPSTSSVAPGSVFKRGGLSTM
- the LOC136897543 gene encoding cellular tumor antigen p53-like isoform X6 — encoded protein: MAGVCNGIKAITSLPERQRKEVNMAEEQVEPTISLNEKQFKHLLADVRGENSSSCFLSMGEDSHDSLNFGQSDMRPFTQQFHSYVSSSQSPTSTSPQPSYSPQPPAYPQNIPASYSPTSNPANRTSSISPISSSPYDNCNAYNDGSATASSCSSQGIYMHARLPTIPSTTEYPGDWGFELSFGPLTESASKSATWTYSDVCKKLYVNLASFCPIKFKTRMQPPAGTVLRAVAVFKGSTNLHDVVKRCPNHMESSNDGSAPKDQFIRSNNPAAHYHTCPESMRHSVLLPYNGPQVGTEFVTEMFAFMCFSSCASGPSRRPVEVIFTLERDGQTLGRRVVEIRVCACPGRDRKSDEKAVSGEPTSSQGIVKRARRGSGNKGPGAKRRRTSSRTSSEEEYVITTRNRHVYELLMDFKEKLEDKFEVLSTSEDETEQPSTSSVAPGSVFKRGGLSTM
- the LOC136897543 gene encoding cellular tumor antigen p53-like isoform X9, producing MAEEQVEPTISLNEKQFKHLLADVRGENSSSCFLSMGEDSHDSLNFGQSDMRPFTQQFHSYVSSSQSPTSTSPQPSYSPQPPAYPQNIPASYSPTSNPANRTSSISPISSSPYDNCNAYNDGSATASSCSSQGIYMHARLPTIPSTTEYPGDWGFELSFGPLTESASKSATWTYSDVCKKLYVNLASFCPIKFKTRMQPPAGTVLRAVAVFKGSTNLHDVVKRCPNHMESSNDGSAPKDQFIRSNNPAAHYHTCPESMRHSVLLPYNGPQVGTEFVTEMFAFMCFSSCASGPSRRPVEVIFTLERDGQTLGRRVVEIRVCACPGRDRKSDEKAVSGEPTSSQGIVKRARRGSGNKGPGAKRRRTSSRTSSEEEYVITTRNRHVYELLMDFKEKLEDKFEYVHQQNLDNSLVLSTSEDETEQPSTSSVAPGSVFKRGGLSTM